The following nucleotide sequence is from Pseudonocardia sp. C8.
CTGCTTGGTTTGGAGATAGAGAGTCATGGCTGAGGTTCTGGTTCTCGTCGACCACGTCGACGGGGATGTCAAGAAGACCACCTACGAGCTGCTGACCGCCGCGAAGGCCCTCGGGTCGCCGTCCGCGGTGGTCGTGGGCGCCGCCGGCGTGGCCGACAAGCTGGCCGACGGGCTGGCCCAGCACGGCGCGGAGAAGATCTACGTCGCCGAGACCGACTCCACCGACTTCCTGGCCCCCGAGGTCGGGGTGCTGGAGTCCCTGGTCGGGTCGGTCGACCCGGCCGGGGTGCTGATCTCGGCGTCGGCGAACGGCAAGGAGGTCGCCGGCCGGCTGGCCGTGCGCACGAACTCCGGGCTGCTCTCCGACGTGGTCGGGGTGACTGCTGAGGGTGTTCAGCACTCGATCTTCGGTGGCGCCTACACCGCGGAGGCGAAGGCCAACACCGCGCACCCGGTGATCACGGTGCGGCCCGGTGCGGTCGACGTCGAGGCCACCGCGGGTGCCGGGGCCCGCGAGGGCGTCGAGGTGCCGGCGGTGTCCGGGCGGCAGGCCACGGTGACCGGCCGCGAGCCGCTCCAGGGCGGGTCGCGCCCGGACCTGACCGAGGCCACGGTGATCGTCTCCGGTGGTCGGGGTGTCGGGTCGGCCGAGGACTTCTCGGTCGTGGAGGGCCTGGCCGATGCGCTGGGTGCCGCGGTCGGGGCGTCGCGGGCGGCGGTGGACTCGGGCTACTACCCGCCGCAGTTCCAGGTCGGCCAGACCGGCAAGAGCGTGTCGCCGCAGCTCTACATCGCGCTCGGGATCTCCGGTGCGATCCAGCACCGGGCCGGGATGCAGACCTCGAAGACGATCGTCGCGGTGAACAAGGACGAGGAGGCGCCGATCTTCGAGATCGCCGACTTCGGCATCGTCGGCGACCTGTTCAAGGTCGCACCGCAGCTGCAGGACGAGGTCACCACGCGCAAGGGCTGATGTCGGCTCACCGACAAGGCGCGACTCCGGTCGGTGTCGCGGCATCCGGCACGGTCTGCGGACGGAGATGCACATGACCTGGGTGCAGTACACGCTGGGCACCGTCACGGTGGTGTCGGCGATCGTCGCGGTGGTGCTGGTCGCACGCACCGTCGCGAAGATGGTGTCGATCATCCGGCTGGGCCAGCTGGACCCGACGCGGACCGGCCCGTTCGGGCCGCGGTTCGCGACCATGCTCACCGAGACCCTGGGTCACACCAGGATGCTCAAGTGGAGCCACGTCGGGGTCTTCCACTGGCTGGTGATGGTCGGCTTCGGTGGGCTGTTCCTGGCGCTGGTCGAGGCGTTCGTCGAGGTGTGGAACCCGACGTACCACCTGCCGCTGCTGGGCGAGTGGAGCCTCTACAGCCTGTTCGTGGAGATCCTCGGTGTGGGCACCGTCGTCGGGATCGCCGTGCTGATCGTGATCCGCCAGCTGAACAGCCCGCGCACGCAGGGGCGGTTGTCGCGGTTCTACGGCTCGCACCAGGGCCGGGCGTACTTCGTCGAGGCGATCGTGTTCCTCGAGGGCCTGGGCATCCTGGTGGTGCGGGGCGCCAAGGAGGCGCTGGGTGTGTTCGACGTGCCGACCTGGTCGGCGCCGGTGTCGAAGGCGCTCGGGCTGGTCCTGCCGGCCTCGCCGACGCTGGTCACGATGTTCGCCACGGTGAAGGTGCTCTCGGCGACGGTGTGGCTGATCGTGATCGCGCTGACCCCGACGATGGGGGTGGCGTGGCACCGGTTCACCGCGTTCCCGAACATCTACTTCAAGCGCAACGACGACGGCTACAAGGCCCTCGGCGCGGTCAAGCCGATGATGTCGGGTGGCAAGCCGCTGGACTTCGAGGAGGCCGACCCGGACACCGACGTGTTCGGGGCCGGCCGGGTGGAGGACTTCACCTGGAAGGGGCTGCTGGACTTCACCACCTGCACCGAGTGCGGGCGGTGCCAGTCGCAGTGCCCGGCGTGGAACACCGAGAAGCCGCTCTCGCCGAAGCTGCTGGTCAACGCGCTGCGTGACCACGCATACGACAAGGCCCCGTACCTGCTGGCCGGTGGGTCCACGGACATGGCCGGCGACGAGGTCGGGATCACCGGCGACGACGCGGCGGCCCGGCTGGCCGCGATCCCGGAGTCGGCGCGCAAGGAGGCCGAGCGGCCGCTGATCGGCGGCCAGGACGTCCTGGGTGTGATCGACCCGGACATCCTGTGGTCCTGCACGATGTGCGGGGCGTGTGTCGAGCAGTGCCCGGTCGACATCGAGCACGTCGACCACATCGTGGACATGCGCCGCTACCAGGTCATGATCGAGTCCGAGTTCCCGACCGAGCTCAACTCGCTGTTCAAGAACCTGGAGAACAAGGGCAACCCCTGGGGACAGAACGCCAAGGACCGCCTGGAGTGGACCAAGGGCCTCGACTTCGAGGTCCCGGTGTTCGACGGCGAGCTGTCGCCGGACACGGAGTACCTGTTCTGGGTGGGCTGTGCCGGCGCGTTCGACGACGGCCAGAAGAAGACCATCCAGGCCACCGCCGAGCTGCTGCACCGCTCGGGCACCAAGTTCGTGGTGCTCGGCCCGGAGGAGACCTGCACCGGTGACCCGGCCCGGCGCTCGGGCAACGAGTTCGTCTTCCAGATGCTCGCCCAGCAGAACGTCGAGGTCCTCAACGGCGTGTTCGAGGGCCGCGAGCCGGGCACCCGCAAGATCGTCACGACCTGCCCGCACTGCCTCAACACCCTGGGCCGCGAGTACCCGCAGCTCGACGGGCACTACGAGGTCGTGCACCACACCCAGCTGCTGAACAAGCTGGTCCGCGACAGGAAGCTGATGCCGGTGTCGGCTCCGGCCGGGGAGGGCTCCGGCCCGGTCACCTACCACGACCCCTGCTACCTGGGCCGGCACAACGAGGTCTACGAAGAGCCCCGCGCCCTGGTCGGCGCCTCCGGCGCGACGCTGTCGGAGATGCCCCGGCACGCCGACCGGTCCATGTGCTGCGGCGCCGGCGGCGCCCGGATGTGGATGGAGGAGCGGATCGGCAAGCGGATCAACTTCACCCGCGCCGAGGAGGCCGCCGAGACCCTCACCCAGGCCGGCTCGAACGGCGAACCCTCCGGCACCCTCGCGGTCGGCTGCCCGTTCTGCCGCACGATGATGACCGACGGCGTCAACCAGACCGCCGGTGAGGCCGTCAAGGTCCAGGACGTCTCGCAGATGCTGCTCGCCGCCGTCCGCCGCGGC
It contains:
- a CDS encoding electron transfer flavoprotein subunit alpha/FixB family protein, translated to MAEVLVLVDHVDGDVKKTTYELLTAAKALGSPSAVVVGAAGVADKLADGLAQHGAEKIYVAETDSTDFLAPEVGVLESLVGSVDPAGVLISASANGKEVAGRLAVRTNSGLLSDVVGVTAEGVQHSIFGGAYTAEAKANTAHPVITVRPGAVDVEATAGAGAREGVEVPAVSGRQATVTGREPLQGGSRPDLTEATVIVSGGRGVGSAEDFSVVEGLADALGAAVGASRAAVDSGYYPPQFQVGQTGKSVSPQLYIALGISGAIQHRAGMQTSKTIVAVNKDEEAPIFEIADFGIVGDLFKVAPQLQDEVTTRKG
- a CDS encoding (Fe-S)-binding protein, producing MTWVQYTLGTVTVVSAIVAVVLVARTVAKMVSIIRLGQLDPTRTGPFGPRFATMLTETLGHTRMLKWSHVGVFHWLVMVGFGGLFLALVEAFVEVWNPTYHLPLLGEWSLYSLFVEILGVGTVVGIAVLIVIRQLNSPRTQGRLSRFYGSHQGRAYFVEAIVFLEGLGILVVRGAKEALGVFDVPTWSAPVSKALGLVLPASPTLVTMFATVKVLSATVWLIVIALTPTMGVAWHRFTAFPNIYFKRNDDGYKALGAVKPMMSGGKPLDFEEADPDTDVFGAGRVEDFTWKGLLDFTTCTECGRCQSQCPAWNTEKPLSPKLLVNALRDHAYDKAPYLLAGGSTDMAGDEVGITGDDAAARLAAIPESARKEAERPLIGGQDVLGVIDPDILWSCTMCGACVEQCPVDIEHVDHIVDMRRYQVMIESEFPTELNSLFKNLENKGNPWGQNAKDRLEWTKGLDFEVPVFDGELSPDTEYLFWVGCAGAFDDGQKKTIQATAELLHRSGTKFVVLGPEETCTGDPARRSGNEFVFQMLAQQNVEVLNGVFEGREPGTRKIVTTCPHCLNTLGREYPQLDGHYEVVHHTQLLNKLVRDRKLMPVSAPAGEGSGPVTYHDPCYLGRHNEVYEEPRALVGASGATLSEMPRHADRSMCCGAGGARMWMEERIGKRINFTRAEEAAETLTQAGSNGEPSGTLAVGCPFCRTMMTDGVNQTAGEAVKVQDVSQMLLAAVRRGDPAPEPGTPPAMGAAADRPDGH